A genome region from Sphaerisporangium krabiense includes the following:
- a CDS encoding allantoate amidohydrolase codes for MRAGFEREWAALAGIGGGAAEGYHRFAWTPVDLALRAWFREQAARRDMACEQDRNGNLWAWWGTPGPGAVVTGSHLDSVPGGGAFDGPLGVVSAFLAVDELRARGIVPDRPIAVVNFADEEGARFGVACVGSRLLTGVLAAHTARELRDGDGVTLAEAMREAGADPGALGRDEEALARVGAFVELHIEQGRGLVDLGAPVGVASAIWPHGRWRCTFHGEGDHAGTTRLADRHDPMLPFAATVLAARQAAEGLGALATFGKVRVVPGGTNAIPSRVDAWLDGRAPDEATVDRLVEDVTAAARAAAVPHGVRVEVAAESSTPLVEFGSALRDRVATALGGVPALPTGAGHDAGILSAHAPTAMLFVRNPTGTSHSPAEHATTPDCVTGVLALTTVLENLACR; via the coding sequence GTGCGCGCGGGCTTCGAGCGGGAATGGGCCGCGCTGGCCGGCATCGGCGGTGGGGCGGCGGAGGGGTACCACCGCTTCGCCTGGACGCCCGTCGACCTGGCGCTGCGCGCGTGGTTCCGCGAGCAGGCGGCGCGGCGGGACATGGCCTGCGAGCAGGATCGCAACGGCAACCTCTGGGCCTGGTGGGGAACGCCGGGCCCGGGCGCGGTCGTCACGGGCAGCCACCTCGACAGCGTGCCCGGCGGCGGCGCCTTCGACGGGCCGCTCGGCGTCGTCTCCGCCTTCCTCGCGGTGGATGAGCTGCGCGCCCGGGGCATCGTCCCGGACCGGCCGATCGCGGTCGTGAACTTCGCCGACGAGGAGGGGGCGCGCTTCGGCGTGGCGTGCGTCGGCAGCCGCCTGCTCACCGGCGTGCTGGCGGCGCACACCGCCCGCGAGCTGCGCGACGGCGACGGGGTGACGCTGGCGGAGGCGATGCGCGAGGCCGGGGCCGACCCGGGCGCGCTCGGACGGGACGAGGAGGCCCTGGCCCGCGTCGGCGCCTTCGTCGAACTGCACATCGAACAGGGACGCGGCCTGGTGGACCTCGGCGCGCCCGTCGGCGTGGCGAGCGCGATCTGGCCGCACGGCCGCTGGCGCTGCACCTTCCACGGCGAAGGCGACCACGCGGGCACCACCCGGCTCGCCGACCGGCACGACCCCATGCTGCCGTTCGCCGCCACCGTCCTCGCGGCCCGCCAGGCCGCCGAGGGGCTCGGCGCGCTGGCGACGTTCGGCAAGGTCCGCGTCGTGCCCGGCGGCACCAACGCCATCCCCTCGCGCGTCGACGCCTGGCTGGACGGCCGCGCCCCCGACGAGGCCACGGTCGACCGGCTGGTGGAGGACGTCACCGCCGCCGCCCGCGCCGCCGCGGTCCCGCACGGCGTCCGCGTCGAGGTCGCGGCCGAGTCCTCCACCCCGCTCGTCGAGTTCGGCAGCGCGTTGCGCGACCGGGTGGCCACCGCCCTCGGCGGCGTCCCCGCCCTGCCCACCGGCGCCGGTCACGACGCCGGCATCCTGTCGGCCCACGCCCCGACCGCGATGCTCTTCGTCCGCAACCCCACCGGCACCAGCCACAGCCCGGCTGAGCACGCCACCACCCCCGACTGCGTCACCGGCGTCCTGGCCCTGACCACCGTCCTGGAGAACCTGGCATGCCGGTAG